In one Vanacampus margaritifer isolate UIUO_Vmar chromosome 11, RoL_Vmar_1.0, whole genome shotgun sequence genomic region, the following are encoded:
- the LOC144060540 gene encoding twist-related protein 2-like → MEEGSGSGSGSPVSPADSLATSEEELAERRPGKRSCARKRTTSKKSAGDDSCGSGGSGGGSPAPLKRSKKPSPGGTGGTGPGAGAQSYEELQNQRVLANVRERQRTQSLNEAFTSLRKIIPTLPSDKLSKIQTLKLASRYIDFLCQVLQSDEMDNKMSSCSYVAHERLSYAFSVWRMEGAWSMSASH, encoded by the coding sequence ATGGAAGAGGGCTCGGGCTCGGGCTCGGGTTCCCCGGTGTCCCCCGCGGACAGCCTGGCCACCAGCGAGGAGGAATTAGCCGAGCGCCGGCCGGGCAAGCGCTCGTGCGCGCGCAAGCGGACAACCAGCAAGAAGTCGGCCGGCGACGACAGCtgcggcagcggcggcagcggcggcggaaGCCCGGCGCCCCTCAAGCGCAGCAAGAAGCCCAGTCCCGGCGGAACCGGCGGAACCGGGCCCGGGGCCGGGGCCCAGTCCTACGAGGAGCTGCAGAACCAGCGCGTGCTGGCCAACGTGCGCGAGCGCCAGCGGACGCAATCCCTCAACGAGGCCTTCACGTCCCTCCGCAAAATCATCCCCACGCTGCCGTCGGACAAGCTGAGCAAGATCCAAACGCTCAAGCTGGCCTCGCGCTACATCGACTTCCTGTGTCAGGTGCTGCAGAGCGACGAGATGGACAACAAGATGTCCAGCTGCAGCTACGTGGCCCACGAGAGACTCAGCTACGCCTTCTCCGTCTGGAGGATGGAGGGCGCCTGGTCCATGTCCGCCTCGCACTGA